A window of Nasonia vitripennis strain AsymCx chromosome 3 unlocalized genomic scaffold, Nvit_psr_1.1 chr3_random0004, whole genome shotgun sequence contains these coding sequences:
- the Dctn4 gene encoding dynactin subunit 4 yields the protein MAYLFQPDYVRYVCSCGSLKSIAKIYFCRHCLSVRCGYCVCHEVDSYYCPNCLENLPPSEVRLKKNKCSNCFDCPCCSQTLSIRSGQVLVKPAQPPGEGVETKPATKKVYYLGCSLCRWSSRDAGIPDQTMATGSWKEQENPHANRITALINYHKILASIEKQQKERKKFQTKRTFLQFEKFGITSVMARKLSGRPNVPQPQAQTSDQPPPSVASEEVEELPSDIFTKTVDITKITTLDQRLQHPELQAEFINELRPQRKQFIVKRSQRCRSCEHNVSKPDFCPTSTKFKIQLAAFYHVPEIRIVTCEPLRLGKSSELLLKFCNPTQHQTQIMLLPLDTPLAPTTTTIQGVKEEIKRENVQMGCDSPNLLPSAVRQTAVIEEPRPITIIPSGDAVLPTSSFILPPKDDTAEYDDPTDTHNFQDDPKLMVWRKGNKAVIRLHVLPYVDKERRAEDEPIVIGFVMQYGYVNTIATCEHKAPQKLDLKVKLFLTLGNLVGTS from the exons atggCTTATTTATTTCAACCCGATTACGTGCGGTATGTCTGTAGCTGCGGGTCGTTGAAGTCCATTGCCAAGATTTATTTCTGCAGGCACTGTTTGAGTGTACGGTGTGGTTATTGTGTCTGTCATGAG GTGGATTCCTATTATTGTCCAAATTGTTTGGAAAATCTACCTCCGTCAGAAGTTCGGTTGAAGAAAAACAA GTGCTCCAATTGTTTCGATTGTCCCTGCTGTTCTCAAACATTATCGATACGATCTGGACAAGTATTGGTAAAACCAGCACAACCTCCTGGTGAAGGGGTGGAAACCAAACCAGCAACAAAGAAAGTTTATTATTTAGGTTGTTCACTGTGTAGGTGGAGTTCTAGAGATGCTGGTATTCCTGATCAAACCATGG CAACGGGAAGTTGGAAAGAACAAGAAAATCCCCATGCAAACAGGATAACAGCTTTAATCAATTATCACAAGATTTTAGCTTCCATTGAAAAACAACAGAAGGAGAGGAAAAAGTTCCAAACAAAGAGGACCTTTTTACAGTTT GAAAAATTTGGAATTACCTCAGTGATGGCTCGTAAACTTTCTGGTCGACCTAATGTACCTCAACCCCAAGCACAAACAAGTGATCAACCACCGCCTTCAGTAGCTAgtgaagaagtagaagaactCCCATCTGATATTTTTACAAAGACTGTGGATATAACGAAAA tcACAACTTTAGATCAAAGGTTGCAGCATCCGGAATTACAAGCtgaatttattaatgaattgaGACCTCAGAGAAAACAATTCATTGTAAAAAGATCTCAGCGTTGCAGATCTTGTGAACACAATGTCAGTAAACCGGACTTTTGTCCAACATCAACCAAGTTCAAGATACAACTAGCAGCTTT CTACCATGTTCCAGAAATACGCATTGTTACATGTGAACCTCTACGCCTTGGAAAATCAAGTGAACTGCtactaaaattttgtaatCCCACTCAGCATCAAACGCAAATTATGCTTTTACCTCTAGATACCCCTTTggcaccgacaacaacaacaatacaAGGTGTAAAAGAAGAAATCAAACGTGAAAATGTTCAGATG GGTTGTGATTCTCCTAATTTATTACCTTCTGCTGTTCGTCAAACGGCTGTGATTGAAGAGCCAAGGCCAATAACGATCATCCCTAGTGGTGATGCAGTATTACCCACAAGTTCTTTTATATTACCCCCTAAAGATGATACTGCTGAATACGATGATCCGACTGATACTCATAATTTCCAAGATGATCCAAA GTTGATGGTATGGAGAAAAGGTAATAAGGCTGTCATTCGATTACATGTGTTGCCTTATGTGGATAAAGAAAGGAGAGCAGAAGATGAACCCATTGTCATTGGATTTGTTATGCAATATGGTTATGTGAATACAATAGCGACGTGCGAACACAAGGCTCCACAAAAACTGGAcctaaaagtaaaattattcttaacGCTTGGAAATTTAGTAGGCACATCATAA
- the LOC100120241 gene encoding double-strand break repair protein MRE11 yields MSDSDEAKMSGDEEKDIKEEPLNDSEIDDITNEENIMKVLIATDIHLGYEQTTKRAQEDDSFRTFEEILQYARDHEVDMVLLGGDLFHEAKPPHNVVMKCLELLRTYCLNDKPVKIQFLTDPEAVFSHCAQKVVNFEDPNLNVGIPVFSIHGNHDDPSYGAVGSMDVLSATGLINYFGKWTDVTQVSIAPLLIRKGVTTIALYGLSYMNDQRLSRLMRNNKFHMLRTDKADDPFNIFVLHQNRAMHSQNSYVPENLLPDFINLVVWGHEHECLIEPQHSKLNPKVHIMQPGSSVATSLAQGESVEKKVAILNIFKSKFKMNYLKLKTVRPFVFEDLVLNDYNDEISSYKSRQDAVEEFVDNYIENTLITKATEQLTAHPKQPQAPLIRLRVFYSEDRDVFDTLQLSQKYYHVTANPNDMILFRKCSSKLKKKDIKVQEQDLGEVSEIFRFDENEKDWKRTVQGGMTEYFNKPDKVNKLTVLSLTGLNESLARFVNANDSNAFKDLVKYQMEKSVSRLVKQELKTKDDILSAIKDYRDSRLHQQQEAKSEEESFFDARKNLPAKADNASRDEDDLKMEDNDEDVEEEPAPTRGRGRGRGRGRGRGTTSKAKETTTTPAKRGRGRASKNVTALDVTTTRGNQSINSWMSKSSKKAKSVILDSDSDSE; encoded by the exons ATGTCAGATAGTGATGAAGCCAAAATGTCAGGAGATGAGGAAAAAGATATCAAAGAAGAACCACTTAATGATAGTGAGATAGATGATATTACAAATGAAGAGAATATCATGAAAGTATTGATTGCAACTGACATACATTTAGGATATGAGCAGACAACAAAAAGAG CTCAAGAGGATGACAGCTTTAGAACTTTTGAAGAAATTCTCCAGTATGCAAGAGATCATGAGGTGGATATGGTACTTCTCGGAGGAGACTTGTTTCACGAAGCAAAACCACCTCACAATGTAGTCATGAAATGTCTAGAATTATTAAGAACATATTGCTTGAATGATAA ACCagttaaaattcaatttttgacTGATCCAGAAGCTGTATTCAGTCACTGTGCCCAGAAAGTTGTGAACTTTGAAGATCCAAATTTAAACGTTGGGATACCTGTTTTTTCAATTCATGGAAATCATGATGACCCAA GCTATGGTGCGGTTGGGTCCATGGATGTTCTTTCTGCAACAGGATTGATAAACTATTTTGGAAAGTGGACAGATGTAACGCAAGTGTCTATTGCTCCACTCTTGATTCGCAAAGGAGTAACTACGATAGCTCTATACGGATTGAGTTATATGAATGACCAAAGGTTGTCTCGTTTGATGAGAAATAACAAA tttCATATGTTACGAACTGATAAGGCTGATGATCcttttaacatttttgttttgcaTCAAAACAGAGCAATGCATAGTCAGAATTCATACGTTCCCGAAAATTTGTTGCCAGATTTCATAAATCTAGTTGTATGGGGGCATGAGCATGAATGCTTAATAGAACCTCAACATTCCAAGCTTAATCCTAAAGTACATATTATGCAACCAG GAAGCTCTGTTGCCACATCCTTAGCACAGGGAGAATCTGTAGAAAAAAAGGTTGCGATTTTGAATATCTTTAAAAGcaaatttaaaatgaattacTTGAAACTAAAAACAGTTAGGCCCTTTGTGTTTGAAGACTTGGTATTAAATGATTATAATGACGAAATATCATCGTACAAAAGTAGACAAGATGCAGTGGAAGAATTTGTTGATAATTacattgaaaatactttaatTACCAAAGCAACTGAACAACTAACtg CTCATCCAAAGCAGCCACAAGCACCATTGATAAGATTAAGAGTTTTTTATTCTGAAGATCGAGATGTATTTGATACATTACA gCTGTCTCAGAAATATTATCATGTAACAGCCAATCCAAACGACATGATTTTATTCCGTAAATGTTcatcaaaattgaaaaagaaagataTAAAAGTTCAAGAACAGGATCTTGGAGAAGTTAGCGAGATATTTCGATTTGAtgaa AACGAAAAAGACTGGAAGCGTACGGTACAAGGGGGGATGAcagaatattttaataaacctGATAAAGTCAACAAACTTACAGTATTATCGCTAACTGGTCTTAATGAATCATTGGCAAGATTTGTAAATGCTAACGATAGCAACGCGTTTAAAGATTTAGTGAA GTACCAAATGGAGAAGAGCGTCAGTCGCTTGGTAAAACAGGAATTGAAGACTAAAGATGATATATTATCAGCTATTAAAGATTATCGAGATTCAAGGCTCCATCAACAACAAGAAGCAAAATCAGAA GAAGAGAGTTTCTTTGACGCAAGAAAAAATTTACCCGCTAAAGCCGATAATGCGTCACGTGATGAAGATGATCTTAAAATGGAAGATAATGATGAAGACGTTGAGGAAGAACCTGCGCCTACGAGAGGAAGAGGTCGTGGAAGAGGTAGAGGTCGAGGGAGGGGAACAACAAGCAAAGCTAAAGAAACTACAACTACTCCTGCCAAACGAGGTAGAGGTAGAGCCTCGAAAAATGTCACGGCGCTTGACGTAACAACTACAAGG GGAAATCAGAGCATCAATAGTTGGATGTCAAAATCATCTAAAAAGGCAAAATCTGTCATCCTTGATTCAGATTCAGATTCGGAGTAA
- the LOC100118332 gene encoding 40S ribosomal protein S14a, translated as MAPKRGKVQKEEVQVSLGPQVREGENVFGVAHIFASFNDTFVHVTDLSGRETIARVTGGMKVKADRDEASPYAAMLAAQDVAEKCKSLGITALHIKLRATGGNKTKTPGPGAQSALRALARSNMKIGRIEDVTPIPSDSTRRKGGRRGRRL; from the exons ATGGCACCGAAGAGGGGTAAGGTTCAAAAAGAGGAGGTGCAGGTTTCCCTCGGACCTCAGGTCCGTGaaggagaaaatgttttcGGAGTCGCTCACATTTTCGCCAGCTTCAACGACACATTCGTCCACGTTACCGATCTTTCGGGCAG AGAAACTATCGCCCGTGTCACTGGAGGAATGAAAGTCAAGGCTGATCGTGATGAAGCTTCCCCGTATGCCGCTATGTTGGCTGCCCAG GATGTCGCTGAAAAATGCAAATCCCTTGGAATCACAGCTCTCCACATCAAGCTTAGGGCTACTGGTGGAAACAAGACAAAGACGCCAGGACCTGGTGCACAGTCGGCACTCCGTGCTCTTGCCCGTTCAAACATGAAGATTGGACGTATTGAGGACGTTACGCCGATTCCCTCTGACTCGACGCGCAGGAAGGGAGGTCGTCGTGGTCGCAGGCTTTAA
- the LOC100120181 gene encoding double-strand break repair protein MRE11, which yields MSNAGSSNQSENSEGSEDRDQNDENIIQVLVAADINLGYEQTVKRDQEDDSFRTFEEILIYARDYEVDAILFAGNLFYEANPPLNVITRCISLLRKYCLSDKPAKIDCLTDPEWIFNHCPDKIANFKDPKLNIGMPIFAIHGHRDAPLFGPVGALDLLAATGLINYFGKWPDKDKISIPPVLLRKGITTLALYGLNHMNDHKLTKCIKRDKLELLQEETIPDLCNVLVLHQNRQRRGRAENMYVSESLIPDFLNLVVWGHEPVCKIKHESFPNKTFRITQPGSTIVTTLTRGETVPKHVAILKVYKDSFKMKYLKVKTIRPFVYSRLNLDQHNVGLSNFQYRPGPFGKIISKKRTEAVQDFVDSYIENVLLPQTREQETGHPKQPTKPLIRLKVLCSQEQDRFSAVRLVNKYQEEVANAKDMILLCDTSTAFNYLEFDDDDDENDDYEELSTIYFADESREWSRTVEGGMSEYFNRDENKGKLKVLSLNNLNEALVKFKNDDTKVFERVVRDDMQDVVNKLWSKNVPAVNAIESLENYRNEDRFEEIKEEKMILTDEDDADDDCIMLT from the exons ATGTCAAACGCGGGAAGTTCGAATCAGTCGGAAAATAGCGAGGGCAGTGAAGACCGTGATCAGAACGATGAGAATATTATTCAAGTGTTAGTTGCCGCAGACATCAACCTGGGCTACGAGCAAACAGTGAAGAGAG ATCAAGAAGACGACAGTTTCAGAACGTTCGAGGAGATTCTCATTTACGCCAGAGACTACGAGGTTGACGCCATTCTTTTCGCGGGAAACCTCTTTTACGAAGCGAACCCTCCACTCAATGTGATAACCAGATGTATTAGTTTGCTGAGAAAGTATTGTTTAAGTGATAA ACCAGCGAAGATAGACTGTTTGACGGATCCAGAATGGATCTTCAATCACTGTCCCGATAAGATAGCCAATTTCAAGGATCCGAAATTGAATATTGGAATGCCCATTTTTGCCATTCATGGACATCGCGATGCCCCGC TTTTCGGTCCCGTCGGAGCCTTAGATTTATTAGCCGCAACCGGACTTATAAATTACTTTGGAAAATGGCCGGATAAAGATAAAATTAGCATTCCGCCTGTACTGCTCCGCAAAGGTATAACAACCTTGGCGCTTTACGGCTTGAATCACATGAACGACCACAAATTAACCAAATGCATCAAACGCGACAAG CTCGAACTCCTGCAAGAGGAAACGATTCCCGATTTATGCAACGTTCTGGTACTGCACCAGAATCGCCAGAGACGCGGCAGAGCGGAGAACATGTACGTCTCTGAAAGTTTGATACCCGATTTCTTGAATCTCGTTGTGTGGGGACACGAGCCTGTTTGCAAAATAAAGCACGAGTCCTTTCCTAACAAAACTTTTCGCATAACGCAGCCAG GCAGTACAATAGTGACGACGTTAACGCGAGGTGAGACTGTGCCAAAACATGTAGCCATATTAAAAGTTTACAAAGACTCGTTCAAGATGAAATACTTGAAAGTAAAAACCATCAGGCCGTTCGTATACAGTCGATTGAATCTAGACCAACATAACGTTGGATTGTCAAACTTTCAATATCGGCCAGGGCCGTTtggaaaaataatttcgaaaaaacGAACGGAGGCCGTTCAAGACTTTGTTGATAGTTATATCGAGAACGTCCTCTTACCACAAACTCGTGAACAAGAAACAG GACATCCCAAGCAACCGACAAAGCCTTTGATCCGATTAAAAGTTCTGTGCAGTCAAGAGCAAGATCGTTTTAGCGCCGTCAG gttgGTAAATAAATACCAAGAAGAAGTAGCAAATGCAAAAGATATGATCTTACTGTGTGATACTTCTACAGCATTCAATTATCTTGAGTTtgatgacgatgacgacgaaAACGACGATTACGAGGAATTGTCCACGATTTATTTTGCTGAC GAATCGCGCGAGTGGTCACGGACTGTAGAAGGTGGCATGTCCGAATACTTCAACCGTGACGAAAACAAAGGGAAACTAAAAGTATTGTCGTTGAACAATCTGAACGAAGCATTGGTCAAGTTCAAAAATGATGATACTAAAGTATTCGAGCGCGTAGTAAG gGATGACATGCAGGATGTAGTCAACAAATTGTGGAGTAAAAATGTTCCTGCTGTCAATGCTATCGAGtcgcttgaaaattatcgaaaCGAAGATCGCTTTGAGGAAAtaaaggaggaaaaaatgattttgaCTGATGAAGACGATGCAGATGATGATTGCATTATGTTGACGTGA